A window of the Synechococcus sp. M16.1 genome harbors these coding sequences:
- a CDS encoding tRNA (cytidine(34)-2'-O)-methyltransferase gives MTEIAPLRIALFEPQIPPNTGNIARTSAAFRVPLTLIEPLGFKVDDRSVRRAGLDYWPHVQLSIASNFAEFQAELRPEQRLIGCSRRGGSSLSSFTFQRGDVLLFGREDTGLPEPVREACDSILTIPMPGAADDAGQGGVRSLNLSVACALVTYVAGQQLRLW, from the coding sequence ATGACTGAGATCGCCCCCCTGCGGATTGCCCTGTTCGAACCTCAGATCCCTCCGAACACAGGCAACATCGCCCGCACCTCGGCGGCCTTCAGGGTGCCGTTGACCCTGATTGAACCCCTCGGCTTCAAAGTGGATGATCGGAGCGTTCGTCGTGCCGGACTTGATTACTGGCCCCACGTTCAGCTTTCCATCGCTTCGAACTTTGCCGAGTTTCAAGCTGAGCTTCGTCCTGAACAGAGGTTGATCGGCTGCAGTCGTCGTGGTGGTTCATCGCTCTCCTCGTTCACGTTTCAACGGGGAGATGTTCTGCTCTTCGGCCGGGAAGATACGGGGCTACCGGAACCGGTTCGCGAAGCCTGCGACAGCATCCTCACGATCCCCATGCCTGGAGCTGCTGATGACGCAGGCCAGGGAGGTGTTCGCAGCCTCAATCTTTCCGTGGCCTGCGCCCTGGTGACCTACGTGGCTGGACAACAGTTGCGGTTGTGGTGA
- the psb32 gene encoding photosystem II repair protein Psb32 has translation MPRSARRLLASLLSFGVCLLLWAPASLAISPAALGESLPDALVIDDADVFSRASRGELEAKLRSFEDQRVDARLITLRRLDYGITLNSFGEELLETWSSPSGNPLLLMLIEASNKRSAVVANLELEAQLPPSLLKSTARTTMTVPLREGDRYRQASVDGLTRLSTVLSGGEDPGPPKEIERVTLPTNIPTKAETAESDATKWVIILLVLGTIIPMATWWVFSR, from the coding sequence ATGCCCCGTTCCGCCCGACGCCTGTTGGCCAGCCTGCTCAGTTTCGGGGTCTGTCTTCTCCTCTGGGCACCAGCCAGTCTGGCGATCTCACCTGCTGCCCTGGGTGAAAGCCTGCCGGATGCGTTGGTGATCGACGATGCCGACGTGTTCAGCCGCGCCAGCCGTGGTGAATTGGAAGCGAAATTACGCAGCTTTGAAGATCAACGGGTCGATGCCCGCCTGATCACGCTGCGGCGTTTGGATTACGGCATCACCTTGAACAGCTTCGGTGAGGAACTCCTCGAGACGTGGAGCTCACCCAGCGGCAATCCCTTGCTGCTGATGTTGATCGAAGCCTCGAACAAGCGCTCCGCTGTTGTGGCCAATCTGGAGCTTGAGGCACAGCTTCCTCCCAGCCTGCTGAAGAGCACCGCCCGTACAACGATGACTGTGCCCCTGAGGGAGGGCGATCGTTATCGCCAGGCATCAGTTGATGGACTCACCCGACTTTCAACCGTCCTCTCGGGTGGCGAGGATCCCGGCCCGCCGAAGGAGATCGAACGGGTCACCCTTCCCACCAACATTCCCACCAAGGCGGAAACCGCTGAAAGCGATGCCACCAAGTGGGTGATCATCCTGTTGGTGCTTGGCACCATCATTCCGATGGCCACCTGGTGGGTGTTCTCGCGCTGA
- a CDS encoding UPF0182 family protein, which translates to MRRLLLLLPLVVVAARMQIEWLWFDQFTWSDVLLKRWLLQLLFAGVAMLPLLSAQAWSRQFRKHSSSSSKAMSLTGWSFGFTLLISGGAVLISALLTLDMLALAIHDPFQLGEWQPVAGLQHRISSAAGLVQAGAIGLAMAWPRLRLWLARIVAGSLVAVVSRAWGIWSLALWIPDESTRDPLLGADLSFGLGRFAGLHLALDLLLLAAAFTLTFELWRVLASSKSISDWASPAFSARQIQLIRLLSALLLFGAAGQVWLSRHQLLWTQHGLVAGAGWLQAHMTLPLRGFATLLLVLIACALLVPCRRRLRQGLALVLVSLVVLETVATPVTRWLVVRPREFALQERYLNNAIEATQWGFQLDQIKSQVVDPTRFSAADREQGVSTLENVRLWDSSPLLEANRQLQQLRVYYRFSNAAVDRYPLNENSDSSQQVILSARELDQSALPRQSRTWQNRHFIFTHGYGFTVSPVNDRSSDGLPSYFIKGLGPETLIEGNPELGIERSEVQKAIPVGDAAIYYGMLPSPYAIAPTQIEEFDYPEGDINVMTHYQGSGGVPIGSWLQRFAAAVYLRDPRLLITTTINADSKLLIRRDVRSRVKAIAPFIDFRGEPYLISIPNPEQDSSNTTKATSEQRSQHQYWVVEGYTHSSTLPYSAAVSADDPDRYLRNSVKAIVDAYNGSIRFFISEPEDPIVMAWAHAFPGLMEPMEAMPKPFLDHRRVPEDFFNAQVNQLKRYHVSNPRIFYNGDDVWQVPSEIYGGRKVDVAPYHITAQLQSNDNSEFLLLQPLTPLSRPNLTAWLVARNDGDHYGELKLIDFPKDKYIPGPEQVQALIHQDPDVSEQFGLWDQEDLELLQGNLLVLPVGSGLLYVEPVYLRTKKVGLPSLARIVVSDGRLVAMDRDLNLALDQLMKKSPTRLTGRAKRSDRSG; encoded by the coding sequence ATGAGACGCCTCCTCCTTCTGCTGCCGCTGGTTGTTGTTGCAGCCCGGATGCAGATCGAGTGGCTCTGGTTCGATCAGTTCACCTGGAGCGACGTTCTTCTCAAGCGCTGGCTTCTGCAGCTTCTCTTCGCGGGAGTGGCGATGCTGCCGCTGCTGTCAGCCCAGGCCTGGTCAAGGCAATTCAGGAAACACAGCTCGAGTTCATCCAAGGCGATGAGCCTGACGGGATGGTCCTTTGGATTCACGCTGTTGATCAGTGGTGGTGCTGTGCTGATCAGTGCCTTGCTGACGCTGGATATGTTGGCGTTGGCCATACACGATCCGTTTCAGCTTGGGGAATGGCAGCCAGTTGCGGGGCTCCAGCACCGCATCAGCTCAGCTGCAGGACTCGTTCAGGCAGGGGCGATAGGGCTTGCGATGGCCTGGCCGCGGTTGAGGCTGTGGCTGGCACGGATCGTGGCGGGTTCGCTGGTGGCTGTCGTCAGCCGGGCGTGGGGCATCTGGTCGCTGGCGCTATGGATTCCCGATGAATCCACGAGAGACCCCTTGCTGGGAGCGGATCTCAGCTTCGGCTTGGGGCGTTTTGCCGGATTGCATCTGGCCCTGGACCTGCTGCTCTTGGCTGCCGCGTTCACCCTCACCTTTGAACTCTGGCGGGTGCTGGCGAGCTCAAAATCGATTTCTGACTGGGCCAGTCCAGCCTTTTCTGCGCGACAGATTCAACTGATCAGGTTGCTTTCGGCGCTTCTGCTGTTCGGAGCGGCGGGGCAGGTGTGGTTATCGAGGCATCAGCTGCTGTGGACCCAACACGGCCTGGTAGCAGGGGCGGGCTGGCTCCAGGCCCACATGACCCTTCCGTTGCGAGGCTTCGCCACACTGCTGCTGGTGCTGATCGCATGTGCACTTCTTGTCCCGTGCCGGCGACGCCTCCGTCAGGGCCTTGCACTGGTGTTGGTGTCTCTTGTGGTGTTGGAAACGGTGGCAACTCCGGTAACGCGCTGGCTGGTGGTGCGGCCAAGGGAATTTGCACTGCAAGAGCGCTATCTGAACAATGCCATTGAGGCCACGCAATGGGGCTTCCAGTTGGATCAGATCAAGAGTCAAGTCGTCGACCCGACAAGGTTCAGCGCCGCTGATCGCGAGCAAGGTGTTAGCACGCTCGAAAATGTGCGTCTCTGGGACAGCAGCCCTCTGCTGGAAGCCAACCGGCAACTGCAGCAACTGAGGGTGTACTACCGCTTTTCCAATGCCGCTGTTGATCGATACCCGCTGAATGAAAACAGCGATTCCTCGCAGCAAGTGATCCTCTCGGCCCGCGAATTGGATCAATCTGCCTTACCGCGTCAATCCAGAACCTGGCAGAACCGTCACTTCATCTTCACTCATGGCTATGGATTCACCGTCAGTCCGGTGAATGACCGAAGCAGTGATGGCCTTCCCTCGTATTTCATTAAAGGTCTTGGCCCAGAAACACTCATTGAGGGAAATCCAGAACTGGGGATTGAACGATCGGAGGTGCAGAAGGCCATCCCCGTTGGTGATGCAGCGATCTATTACGGGATGCTTCCTTCGCCCTATGCCATCGCTCCAACGCAGATTGAAGAATTCGACTACCCCGAAGGCGACATCAATGTGATGACGCACTATCAGGGTTCTGGCGGAGTACCGATTGGATCCTGGCTTCAACGATTCGCAGCGGCTGTTTATCTGCGTGACCCTCGATTGCTGATCACCACAACGATCAATGCTGATTCCAAGCTTTTGATCCGGCGTGATGTGCGCAGTCGGGTTAAGGCCATCGCTCCCTTTATTGATTTTCGTGGTGAGCCCTACCTGATCTCCATTCCAAACCCTGAGCAAGACAGCTCCAACACCACCAAGGCAACTTCAGAACAACGCAGCCAACATCAGTATTGGGTTGTCGAGGGTTACACCCATAGTTCAACCCTGCCCTACAGCGCTGCGGTCTCAGCAGATGATCCGGATCGGTATTTAAGAAACTCAGTGAAGGCCATCGTTGATGCTTATAACGGCAGCATTCGCTTTTTCATCTCGGAGCCTGAGGATCCAATTGTGATGGCCTGGGCTCACGCTTTTCCAGGCTTGATGGAGCCGATGGAGGCAATGCCAAAGCCTTTTCTTGATCACCGCAGAGTTCCTGAGGACTTCTTCAATGCCCAGGTCAACCAATTGAAGCGGTACCACGTTTCGAATCCGAGGATTTTCTACAACGGTGATGATGTTTGGCAGGTGCCAAGCGAGATCTACGGCGGCCGCAAAGTTGATGTTGCTCCGTATCACATCACGGCTCAGCTTCAAAGCAACGACAATTCTGAATTTCTGCTGCTCCAACCACTGACCCCTTTGTCAAGGCCAAATCTCACGGCGTGGTTGGTGGCTCGGAATGATGGTGATCACTACGGTGAACTGAAACTGATCGACTTTCCCAAAGACAAATACATTCCCGGGCCGGAACAGGTTCAGGCTCTGATCCATCAGGATCCAGATGTGAGCGAGCAGTTCGGTCTATGGGATCAGGAAGATCTGGAACTCCTGCAGGGAAATCTTCTTGTGCTTCCCGTGGGCTCCGGACTTCTCTATGTGGAACCGGTGTATCTGCGCACCAAGAAGGTAGGGCTGCCTTCTCTGGCCAGGATTGTTGTGAGTGACGGCCGATTGGTTGCCATGGACCGCGACCTCAATCTTGCTTTGGATCAACTCATGAAAAAAAGCCCCACCCGTTTGACGGGCAGGGCAAAACGAAGTGACCGATCGGGTTGA
- a CDS encoding tellurite resistance TerB family protein — MTTPEAFAAVALAAVACDGRLGRDEAHALRRQLENRSLYSDSSEAAMGELFDRLLLLLREQGVQGLITSALPQLNRIQQQSALAVAAHLVHADRKITAEETDLLDQLTRQMTLPDNEARMVVEAIAALNRDMLDS, encoded by the coding sequence ATGACGACTCCCGAGGCTTTTGCTGCTGTTGCCCTTGCCGCTGTTGCCTGCGATGGAAGGCTGGGGCGGGATGAGGCCCATGCTCTGCGCCGTCAGCTGGAGAACCGATCGCTTTACAGCGACAGCTCTGAAGCGGCCATGGGTGAATTGTTTGACCGCCTGCTGTTGTTGTTGCGGGAGCAGGGCGTTCAGGGCTTGATCACGTCCGCCTTGCCTCAGCTCAATCGAATTCAGCAGCAGTCCGCCCTGGCTGTGGCAGCGCATCTGGTGCATGCCGACCGCAAGATCACAGCGGAGGAAACCGATCTCCTCGACCAGCTCACCCGTCAAATGACTCTGCCCGACAACGAAGCCCGCATGGTTGTTGAGGCAATTGCAGCTTTGAACCGCGACATGCTGGACAGCTAA
- the rpmF gene encoding 50S ribosomal protein L32: MAVPKKKTSKAKRNQRSATWKAKAAVAAQRAMSIGKSVLSGRAQGFVYPVSESEDGES; encoded by the coding sequence ATGGCCGTCCCGAAGAAGAAAACATCCAAGGCCAAGCGCAACCAGCGCAGCGCCACCTGGAAGGCCAAGGCAGCCGTTGCCGCCCAGCGCGCCATGTCCATCGGCAAGTCTGTGCTGAGTGGCCGCGCCCAGGGTTTTGTTTATCCGGTGAGTGAGTCCGAAGACGGCGAATCCTGA
- the cobU gene encoding bifunctional adenosylcobinamide kinase/adenosylcobinamide-phosphate guanylyltransferase: MAVVDPSSTVEPPVAGQTSRLILVSGPTRSGKSRWAEHLLKHHPFVTYIATAAARPDDRDWQKRLEAHRQRRPDHWSVSECGAELVSVINGLAPGQSVLIDALGGFVAHHLDLTAQEWDQLCEQLIASIRASHCTFVLVIEETGWGVVPPTRIGGLFRDRLGTLAQALDPVADAAWLVLQGRALDLHALGQVVP, from the coding sequence ATGGCAGTGGTTGACCCCTCCTCCACAGTGGAGCCCCCCGTTGCCGGCCAGACCAGCCGGCTGATCCTGGTGAGTGGGCCAACCCGCAGTGGGAAGAGCCGCTGGGCTGAGCACCTGTTGAAACACCACCCGTTTGTCACCTACATCGCCACGGCGGCCGCCCGGCCGGATGACCGAGATTGGCAAAAGCGTTTGGAGGCCCACCGGCAGCGTCGGCCCGACCATTGGAGCGTTTCTGAATGTGGGGCAGAGCTGGTGAGCGTGATCAACGGCCTGGCTCCCGGGCAATCTGTTCTGATTGATGCCCTTGGTGGCTTTGTTGCCCACCACCTGGACCTCACTGCCCAGGAGTGGGATCAGCTCTGTGAACAGTTGATCGCCTCGATTAGGGCATCGCACTGCACGTTTGTTCTGGTGATCGAAGAGACAGGATGGGGCGTCGTTCCTCCAACACGCATCGGAGGATTGTTCCGTGATCGCCTCGGAACCCTCGCGCAGGCACTTGACCCCGTTGCTGACGCTGCCTGGCTTGTTCTCCAGGGTCGTGCACTTGATCTTCATGCCCTTGGCCAGGTGGTGCCATGA
- the pxcA gene encoding proton extrusion protein PcxA: MSRRNWINLFSNSQAIELSSDLERGYEAALLIQSLELEYYGDRQIRPELKLSVPRSVQATILRRFKTALAICRNTAATLSKQRGQLDSQELRQLQLIESVVSRYGSRRSSSSPSISRSPDALPRSLLGVFDSIRLQLDPSTEDSVVAGYRRRRDSTLISLRVLLLLILVPLLVQQIAGTYLISPAVNQFSPELPFLSYPKPQLEEKAAEKLRLYKQELEFDAFLKGVQPLDDGALRDKLTKKATELKHDADQESLKAIKNVFADLAGLIAFAVVCFLSRDELRVLRGFVDEAVYGLSDSAKAFAIILFTDIFVGYHSPEGWQVLLEGIAEHFGLPSSQSFVNLFIATFPVVLATIFKYWIFRYLNRVSPSSVATLKGMNGSG, from the coding sequence ATGAGCCGCCGTAACTGGATCAACCTGTTCAGCAACAGCCAAGCGATCGAGCTCTCCAGTGATCTTGAGCGTGGCTACGAGGCGGCTCTGCTCATCCAAAGCCTTGAGTTGGAGTACTACGGCGACCGGCAGATTCGTCCGGAGCTCAAGCTCTCCGTGCCGCGCTCTGTTCAGGCCACGATTCTTCGCCGCTTCAAAACCGCGCTGGCCATCTGCCGCAATACAGCAGCAACTCTCTCGAAACAACGGGGCCAACTGGATTCCCAAGAGTTGCGTCAACTTCAACTGATTGAATCCGTCGTGAGCCGCTATGGATCGAGACGATCCAGCAGTTCGCCGTCGATCAGCCGCTCACCGGATGCCCTCCCCCGATCGCTTCTGGGTGTCTTCGACAGCATTCGCCTCCAGTTGGATCCCTCAACGGAAGACAGCGTCGTGGCGGGGTATCGACGCCGGCGGGACAGCACGCTGATTTCCCTGAGGGTTCTGCTTCTGCTCATTCTGGTTCCCCTTCTTGTTCAGCAGATTGCCGGTACCTATCTGATCTCGCCTGCGGTCAATCAGTTTTCCCCCGAACTCCCTTTCCTGAGCTACCCCAAGCCTCAGCTGGAAGAGAAGGCGGCTGAAAAACTTCGGCTCTACAAGCAAGAACTGGAATTCGATGCCTTCCTCAAGGGCGTGCAGCCCCTTGATGATGGTGCGCTGCGCGACAAGCTCACCAAAAAGGCGACTGAGCTCAAGCACGATGCCGATCAGGAAAGTCTCAAGGCGATCAAGAATGTGTTTGCGGATCTGGCGGGCCTGATCGCTTTCGCCGTGGTGTGTTTTCTGAGCCGTGATGAACTGCGTGTTCTGCGTGGATTTGTTGATGAGGCGGTTTACGGGCTGAGTGATTCCGCCAAGGCCTTCGCCATCATCCTGTTCACCGACATCTTCGTCGGATACCACAGCCCGGAAGGTTGGCAGGTCTTGCTGGAAGGGATTGCCGAGCATTTCGGTCTTCCCTCCAGCCAAAGTTTCGTCAACCTCTTCATCGCGACATTCCCGGTGGTGTTGGCGACGATCTTCAAGTATTGGATTTTCAGGTACCTCAACCGTGTGTCTCCGTCTTCCGTCGCGACGCTGAAGGGAATGAATGGCAGTGGTTGA
- the ftsH gene encoding ATP-dependent zinc metalloprotease FtsH, with product MAPGSDDSSGSAAPQKAQPSSIQGFWTKQDTVSYSTLLRDIDAKEIKQLDLVPGRREVRVQYNDGRRVTVPVFANDNQILRAAESSGTPLTVVDIRREQAGRELAGTLMLVLLVVVGLSFLLKRSAQMANRALGFGRSQPRLKPQEDLQLRFEDVAGINDARLELEEVVTFLKQPEAFIRLGAKIPRGVLLVGPPGTGKTLLAKAIAGEAGVPFFSIAASEFVELFVGVGASRVRDLFRQAKEKSPCIVFIDEIDAVGRQRGAGIGGGNDEREQTLNQLLTEMDGFEENSGVILLAATNRADVLDAALLRPGRFDRRIDVGLPDRRGREAILAVHARTRPLDDAVSLSDWASRTPGFSGADLANLLNEAAILTARQNMLRIGQFQLEGALERITMGLSNRPLQDSAKKRLIAYHEVGHALVASLLPAANAVDKVTILPRGGAGGYTRFMPDEEVLDSGLITRSSCLADLVVALGGRAAEQVVFGSLEITQGASGDLQMVAQLAREMVTRFGFSSLGPMALEGPGTEVFLGRDWFNQRPGYAESTGQAIDAQIRQLAKSALTQAIALLEPRRELMDQLVDVLIAEETINGDRFRDIAGLP from the coding sequence GTGGCACCAGGTTCGGACGACTCCAGTGGTTCCGCGGCCCCTCAGAAGGCTCAACCTTCTTCGATTCAGGGTTTTTGGACGAAGCAGGACACGGTGAGTTACTCCACCCTGCTGAGAGATATCGATGCGAAAGAGATCAAACAGTTGGATCTTGTGCCCGGTCGTCGGGAGGTAAGAGTCCAATACAACGATGGCCGACGGGTCACCGTTCCTGTTTTCGCCAACGACAACCAAATTCTTCGGGCCGCTGAAAGCTCTGGCACGCCCCTGACGGTTGTTGACATCCGCCGCGAACAAGCAGGACGCGAACTGGCGGGAACCCTGATGTTGGTTCTGCTGGTGGTGGTCGGCTTGTCGTTTCTGTTGAAGCGGTCAGCTCAAATGGCGAACAGAGCTCTTGGGTTTGGGCGCAGTCAACCTCGGTTGAAACCCCAGGAAGACCTTCAGCTTCGTTTTGAGGATGTTGCCGGCATCAACGATGCGCGGCTGGAACTTGAGGAGGTGGTCACCTTTCTCAAGCAGCCCGAGGCCTTCATCCGCTTGGGCGCGAAGATTCCGCGGGGAGTGCTGCTGGTCGGCCCCCCTGGAACCGGGAAAACGCTTCTTGCCAAGGCGATTGCAGGCGAGGCGGGCGTGCCGTTCTTCTCCATCGCGGCCTCTGAGTTTGTTGAGCTGTTCGTTGGTGTTGGTGCGAGCAGGGTTCGCGATCTGTTCCGCCAAGCCAAGGAAAAGTCCCCCTGCATCGTTTTCATTGACGAAATCGACGCTGTGGGTCGCCAGCGGGGTGCTGGTATCGGTGGCGGCAACGATGAACGGGAGCAGACCCTCAACCAACTCCTGACAGAGATGGACGGCTTTGAGGAGAACTCCGGTGTGATTCTGCTGGCGGCCACAAACCGTGCCGACGTGCTCGACGCCGCACTGTTGCGTCCAGGACGCTTCGACCGGCGCATTGATGTGGGCCTTCCCGATCGCCGAGGTCGCGAGGCAATTCTCGCCGTTCATGCGAGAACTCGTCCCCTCGATGACGCGGTCTCGCTATCGGATTGGGCGAGCCGCACGCCGGGTTTTTCCGGGGCTGACCTCGCCAATCTTCTCAACGAAGCGGCCATCCTTACGGCCCGCCAGAACATGCTCCGCATCGGTCAGTTCCAGCTGGAGGGGGCCTTGGAGCGGATCACCATGGGGCTGAGCAATCGTCCCTTGCAGGACAGCGCTAAAAAACGGCTCATCGCTTATCACGAGGTGGGTCATGCCCTGGTGGCCAGTCTTCTTCCAGCGGCCAACGCGGTGGACAAGGTCACGATTCTTCCCCGGGGAGGAGCCGGTGGTTACACCCGCTTCATGCCTGACGAGGAGGTGCTTGATTCCGGGTTGATCACCCGCTCCTCCTGCCTCGCTGATCTGGTGGTGGCCCTGGGGGGACGAGCAGCTGAGCAAGTGGTTTTCGGGTCGCTCGAGATCACCCAGGGAGCCAGTGGAGACCTCCAGATGGTGGCGCAACTCGCACGGGAGATGGTCACGCGCTTTGGCTTTTCCAGCCTCGGACCGATGGCCCTCGAGGGTCCGGGTACGGAGGTTTTTCTGGGGCGCGACTGGTTCAACCAACGGCCGGGATACGCCGAATCCACTGGCCAGGCCATTGACGCTCAAATCCGCCAGCTCGCCAAGAGTGCTCTGACGCAGGCCATCGCCCTGCTGGAACCCCGCCGAGAGTTGATGGATCAACTGGTGGACGTTTTGATTGCCGAGGAAACGATCAACGGTGATCGATTCAGAGACATCGCTGGCCTCCCATGA
- a CDS encoding peroxiredoxin: MTDTGCLRVGHQAPDFTATAVVDQEFKEISLSQYRGKYVVLFFYPLDFTFVCPTEITAFSDRYTDFSSKNCEILGVSVDSKFSHLAWIQTPRNQGGIGDINYPLVADLNKEIGNAFNILDDEGKALRGLYLIDPDGVIVHATINNLPVGRNVDETLRLLQAFQYVQSNPDEVCPANWTPGAATMLEDPKGSKEYFSAIG, from the coding sequence ATGACCGACACCGGTTGCTTGCGTGTGGGCCATCAAGCCCCCGATTTCACTGCCACTGCAGTGGTGGACCAGGAGTTCAAGGAAATCTCCCTGTCCCAGTACCGCGGCAAGTATGTGGTGCTGTTCTTCTACCCCCTCGATTTCACCTTCGTCTGCCCGACGGAAATCACCGCATTCAGCGATCGCTACACCGACTTCTCCAGCAAGAACTGCGAGATCCTCGGTGTGTCCGTCGACAGCAAGTTCAGCCACTTGGCCTGGATTCAGACCCCCCGTAACCAGGGTGGCATCGGTGATATCAACTACCCCCTCGTTGCCGACCTGAACAAGGAAATCGGCAATGCTTTCAACATCCTCGATGACGAAGGCAAGGCACTGCGTGGCCTGTACTTGATCGACCCCGACGGTGTGATCGTTCATGCCACCATCAACAACCTGCCTGTCGGCCGCAACGTGGATGAAACCCTGCGCTTGCTGCAGGCCTTCCAGTACGTGCAGTCCAACCCCGACGAGGTTTGCCCCGCCAACTGGACTCCTGGCGCCGCCACCATGCTGGAAGATCCCAAGGGTTCCAAGGAGTACTTCTCCGCCATCGGCTGA
- a CDS encoding phosphoribulokinase yields the protein MDPEGQRVIPSKDQQRLLQHLELGDLPSWSALQRNSGWHRVAIDHWHPQATPDWLWSVGLPLLNLGQQWQGQRRLLGFSALPGCGKTTLGQWIEAAARALHLSIQVVSLDDFYFEAERLDAAMQGNPWGVPRALPGSHDLELLQECLQKWRQGENVLMPCFDKAKRHGRGDRSGWRRCDADLLIFEGWFVGCSPNADATADEPHLESPLTAQELEWRLKLQPVLAHYEPTWRCFDQLWQLRATDFNAPWRWKRQQEATLEAERGASLSNADLDRFIRMILCSLPSSSFHTMRADVVVEVDPDRTLRRIHLPSSTQDSPSSDSLTG from the coding sequence TTGGATCCTGAGGGCCAACGCGTCATCCCCAGCAAGGATCAGCAGCGGTTGCTGCAGCATCTCGAGTTGGGCGACCTTCCGAGTTGGTCTGCACTGCAGCGCAACTCTGGGTGGCATCGGGTCGCCATCGATCACTGGCATCCTCAGGCGACACCGGATTGGCTCTGGTCTGTTGGTCTGCCGCTTCTGAACCTGGGCCAGCAATGGCAGGGACAACGCCGACTGCTCGGATTCAGTGCTTTGCCGGGTTGCGGGAAAACCACCCTGGGGCAGTGGATTGAAGCTGCCGCACGGGCACTTCACCTCTCGATCCAGGTGGTTTCGCTCGATGACTTTTATTTCGAGGCGGAACGGCTTGATGCGGCGATGCAGGGCAACCCCTGGGGTGTGCCTCGTGCGCTTCCTGGCAGCCATGACCTGGAGCTCCTGCAGGAGTGTCTTCAGAAATGGCGACAGGGTGAGAACGTTCTGATGCCCTGCTTCGACAAAGCCAAACGCCATGGCCGAGGAGATCGAAGCGGTTGGCGCCGCTGCGATGCCGACTTGCTGATTTTTGAGGGGTGGTTTGTGGGCTGCAGCCCAAATGCCGACGCAACTGCGGATGAGCCCCATCTCGAGAGCCCCCTAACGGCGCAGGAGTTGGAGTGGCGCCTGAAGCTGCAACCCGTGCTCGCCCACTACGAACCCACCTGGAGGTGTTTCGATCAACTCTGGCAACTGCGAGCAACCGACTTCAACGCGCCTTGGCGATGGAAGCGCCAACAGGAAGCCACCCTTGAAGCGGAACGCGGTGCGTCGCTGTCGAATGCCGACTTGGATCGTTTTATCCGCATGATTCTCTGCTCGCTTCCATCGAGCAGTTTTCACACCATGCGAGCGGATGTTGTTGTGGAGGTGGATCCGGATCGAACTCTGCGGCGGATCCACCTCCCGAGTTCGACTCAGGATTCGCCGTCTTCGGACTCACTCACCGGATAA
- a CDS encoding M23 family metallopeptidase, with the protein MRATLALAAAVTPVLSLGLWSSLPGIADNATFDLAELPPLPALSPNNPVAVVSKVDSNSSVSFQVVRATSLRRFAELLKLDREQLASLNNVPSSHVFEKESWLSLPDSARVVAVTLSSLNRSSELETLPMVAPPPFSATAKIKTGDSLASFLERHGVTQQQLLSWNPGLQLSALTIGQELQIAEATSGQSILAVRPLSSGGAAWPDRPLTSSADQPDSLKPPIVGYQWPTKGVFTSGYGWRWGRMHKGIDIANNTGTPVVAARDGIVSFSGWRGAYGYLVEIAHSDGEFTRYAHNSRLLVKKGQIVPRGSRISLMGSTGRSTGPHLHFEIRRAGGAALNPLVKLPARKA; encoded by the coding sequence ATGCGCGCAACGCTTGCTCTGGCAGCTGCTGTAACCCCTGTTCTGTCCCTGGGTCTGTGGAGTTCTCTTCCCGGGATTGCCGATAACGCCACTTTTGATCTTGCCGAGCTGCCCCCTCTGCCAGCTCTCTCCCCGAACAATCCCGTTGCTGTTGTCAGCAAAGTCGATTCCAACAGTTCTGTCTCGTTCCAAGTTGTTCGTGCCACGTCCCTGCGGCGTTTCGCTGAGCTGTTGAAGCTCGATCGTGAGCAGCTGGCCTCGTTGAACAACGTGCCAAGCTCCCACGTTTTTGAAAAAGAGAGTTGGCTTTCCCTGCCGGACTCTGCACGGGTTGTTGCCGTGACGTTGTCGTCACTCAACCGCTCCAGTGAACTTGAGACGCTTCCGATGGTTGCCCCACCTCCGTTTAGCGCCACGGCCAAAATCAAAACCGGAGACTCTCTTGCGTCATTCCTCGAACGCCACGGCGTGACGCAACAGCAGCTGTTGAGTTGGAATCCAGGCCTTCAGCTCAGTGCTTTGACGATTGGCCAGGAACTGCAGATCGCTGAAGCCACTTCGGGTCAGTCAATCCTGGCTGTTCGCCCCCTCAGCAGTGGAGGTGCTGCATGGCCTGATCGCCCCCTGACGTCTTCAGCCGATCAGCCCGACAGCCTGAAGCCACCGATTGTTGGTTACCAGTGGCCCACCAAGGGGGTTTTCACCTCCGGTTATGGGTGGCGCTGGGGACGCATGCACAAAGGCATTGATATCGCCAACAACACTGGCACGCCCGTTGTTGCGGCCCGTGATGGGATCGTTTCATTTTCCGGCTGGAGAGGCGCCTACGGCTATCTGGTTGAAATCGCCCACAGTGATGGCGAATTCACGCGTTATGCCCACAACAGCCGTCTTTTGGTCAAAAAAGGGCAGATTGTTCCCCGTGGGTCTCGCATTTCACTGATGGGAAGCACCGGACGAAGCACCGGACCTCACCTTCACTTTGAAATCCGTCGGGCCGGTGGCGCTGCTCTCAATCCCTTGGTGAAACTACCGGCACGCAAGGCCTGA